A genomic stretch from Streptomyces sp. QL37 includes:
- a CDS encoding small secreted protein has translation MNKKLAAALSGGAVLVLTLSGCSDDSDNKVNDWAKKVCDQVQPQLQKIANANAAIQQQTADNSKPADVQKTDSAAFQQISGAYKALGTAVQSAGAPPVDGGETTQKEAVKELNASSVAYANLKTKVDALDTKDQAKFADGLKDIADELNKISTNGDQALKKLQSGEVGSAMAKQKGCQKPTASAPPASAPSAPASPSASEKASDKPSEKASDKPGEES, from the coding sequence GTGAACAAGAAGCTTGCAGCCGCACTGTCCGGCGGTGCGGTACTCGTACTGACGCTGTCGGGCTGCAGCGACGACAGCGACAACAAGGTGAACGACTGGGCGAAGAAGGTCTGCGACCAGGTTCAGCCGCAGTTGCAGAAGATCGCGAACGCCAATGCCGCGATCCAGCAGCAGACCGCCGACAACAGCAAGCCCGCTGACGTGCAGAAGACCGACTCGGCCGCCTTCCAGCAGATCTCAGGGGCCTACAAGGCGCTGGGCACGGCCGTGCAGTCGGCGGGGGCACCGCCCGTGGACGGCGGGGAGACCACCCAGAAGGAGGCCGTGAAGGAACTCAACGCCTCCTCGGTGGCCTATGCGAACCTGAAGACGAAGGTCGACGCGCTCGACACGAAGGACCAGGCGAAGTTCGCCGACGGTCTCAAGGACATCGCCGACGAGCTGAACAAGATCAGCACCAACGGAGACCAGGCGCTGAAGAAGCTCCAGTCCGGTGAGGTCGGCTCCGCGATGGCCAAGCAGAAGGGCTGCCAGAAGCCGACGGCCTCGGCCCCGCCCGCCTCCGCTCCGTCCGCCCCGGCGTCGCCTTCGGCGAGCGAGAAGGCGAGCGACAAGCCCAGCGAGAAGGCGAGCGACAAGCCGGGCGAGGAGTCGTAA
- a CDS encoding sodium-translocating pyrophosphatase, which yields MAEFFNTPLAELTHVPVPSGRSTSLAAAVLTDGNRLIVVVIAVVALAALVVAQLLARQVLAAGEGTERMKEIAAAVQEGANAYLARQLRTVGIFAVVVFFLLLLLPADNWSQRAGRSLFFLVGALFSAATGYIGMRLAVRSNVRVAAAAREATPAEGEPEKDLTTVSHKAMKIAFRTGGVVGMITVGLGLLGASCVVLVYAADAPKVLEGFGLGAALIAMFMRVGGGIFTKAADVGADLVGKVEQGIPEDDPRNAATIADNVGDNVGDCAGMAADLFESYAVTLVAALILGKAAFGDAGLAFPLIVPAIGVVTAMIGIFAVAPRRADRSGMSAINRGFFVSAVISLALVAVAVFVHLPSSYAGLDGVTDDAIASHGGDPRVFALVAVAIGIVLAALIQQLTGYFTETSRRPVRDIGKSSLTGPATVVLAGISIGLESAVYTALLIGLGVYGAFLLGGTSIMLALFAVALAGTGLLTTVGVIVAMDTFGPVSDNAQGIAEMSGDVTGAGAQVLTDLDAVGNTTKAITKGIAIATAVLAAAALFGSYRDAIATAVDDVGARAGELGLSLDISQPNNLVGLILGAAVVFLFSGLAINAVSRSAGAVVHEVRRQFREHPGIMDHTEKPEYGRVVDICTKDALRELATPGLLAVLAPIAVGFTLGVGALGSYLAGAIATGTLMAVFLANSGGAWDNAKKLVEDGHHGGKGSEAHAATVIGDTVGDPFKDTAGPAINPLLKVMNLVALLIAPAVVQFSYGDDASAGVRALVAVIAIVVVVGAVYVSKRRGIAVGDGDGDGPDGDSGDDGGGGPAKSTDPAAVS from the coding sequence ATGGCGGAGTTCTTCAACACCCCACTGGCAGAACTGACGCACGTTCCCGTACCTTCCGGCCGGTCCACCTCACTCGCGGCCGCAGTACTCACCGACGGCAACCGGCTGATCGTCGTCGTCATCGCGGTCGTCGCCCTTGCCGCGCTGGTCGTGGCCCAGTTGCTCGCACGCCAGGTGCTGGCGGCGGGTGAAGGCACCGAACGTATGAAGGAGATCGCGGCGGCCGTTCAGGAAGGCGCGAATGCCTATCTGGCCCGGCAGTTGCGTACCGTCGGCATCTTCGCCGTCGTTGTGTTCTTCCTGCTCCTGCTGCTTCCGGCCGACAACTGGTCGCAGCGTGCGGGGCGCTCGCTGTTCTTCCTGGTGGGTGCGCTTTTCTCGGCGGCCACCGGATACATCGGTATGCGGCTCGCCGTGCGCAGCAATGTGCGTGTGGCGGCCGCCGCGCGTGAGGCGACTCCAGCAGAAGGAGAACCGGAGAAAGATCTCACCACCGTTTCGCACAAAGCGATGAAGATCGCTTTCCGCACAGGTGGTGTGGTCGGCATGATCACGGTGGGTCTCGGCCTGCTCGGTGCCTCCTGCGTGGTGCTCGTCTACGCCGCCGACGCGCCCAAGGTGCTGGAGGGGTTCGGGCTCGGCGCCGCGCTGATCGCCATGTTCATGAGGGTCGGGGGCGGCATCTTCACGAAGGCCGCCGACGTGGGTGCCGACCTCGTGGGCAAGGTGGAGCAGGGCATCCCCGAGGACGACCCGCGCAACGCCGCCACCATCGCGGACAACGTGGGCGACAACGTCGGTGACTGCGCGGGCATGGCCGCCGACCTTTTCGAGTCGTACGCCGTGACGCTCGTGGCCGCGCTCATCCTGGGCAAGGCCGCCTTCGGCGACGCGGGGCTCGCCTTTCCGCTGATCGTCCCTGCGATCGGGGTGGTCACGGCGATGATCGGGATCTTCGCGGTCGCTCCCCGGCGCGCCGACCGGAGCGGGATGAGTGCCATCAACCGCGGGTTCTTCGTCTCGGCCGTGATCTCGCTCGCCCTCGTGGCGGTGGCCGTCTTCGTCCATCTGCCGTCGTCGTACGCCGGGCTGGACGGGGTCACCGACGACGCCATCGCCTCGCACGGGGGCGACCCGCGCGTCTTCGCCCTGGTCGCCGTGGCCATCGGCATCGTGCTCGCCGCCCTGATCCAGCAGCTCACCGGCTACTTCACCGAGACCAGCCGGCGTCCTGTCCGGGACATCGGGAAGTCCTCGCTGACCGGTCCGGCCACCGTGGTGCTCGCAGGCATTTCCATCGGCCTGGAGTCGGCCGTCTACACCGCGCTCCTGATCGGTCTCGGCGTCTACGGGGCGTTCCTGCTCGGCGGTACGTCGATCATGCTGGCTCTCTTCGCGGTCGCCCTGGCAGGGACCGGCCTCCTCACCACCGTGGGTGTCATCGTCGCGATGGACACCTTCGGCCCGGTCTCCGACAACGCCCAGGGCATCGCCGAGATGTCCGGGGACGTCACGGGTGCGGGAGCCCAGGTCCTCACCGACCTGGACGCGGTGGGCAACACCACCAAGGCCATCACCAAGGGCATCGCGATCGCCACAGCGGTCCTGGCCGCGGCCGCGCTCTTCGGTTCGTACCGGGACGCCATCGCCACCGCGGTCGACGACGTGGGGGCACGGGCGGGTGAGCTCGGGCTGAGTCTGGACATCTCGCAGCCGAACAACCTGGTCGGCCTGATCCTGGGAGCCGCGGTCGTCTTCCTCTTCTCCGGGCTGGCCATCAACGCGGTCTCCCGTTCCGCGGGGGCCGTGGTCCACGAGGTCCGACGGCAGTTCCGGGAGCACCCCGGGATCATGGACCACACGGAGAAACCGGAGTACGGCCGTGTCGTCGACATCTGCACCAAGGACGCGCTGCGTGAGCTGGCCACGCCCGGGCTGCTCGCGGTCCTGGCGCCGATCGCGGTGGGATTCACCCTGGGGGTCGGCGCCCTCGGCTCCTATCTCGCGGGCGCGATCGCCACAGGCACCCTGATGGCCGTCTTCCTAGCCAACTCCGGTGGCGCGTGGGACAACGCCAAGAAGCTCGTCGAGGACGGTCACCACGGCGGGAAGGGCAGCGAGGCCCATGCCGCGACGGTCATCGGCGACACGGTCGGCGACCCGTTCAAGGACACGGCGGGCCCCGCCATCAACCCGCTTCTCAAGGTGATGAATCTCGTGGCGCTGCTCATCGCCCCCGCGGTGGTGCAGTTCAGCTACGGGGACGACGCGAGTGCGGGTGTGCGGGCCCTGGTGGCCGTCATCGCCATCGTTGTCGTCGTCGGCGCCGTCTATGTGTCCAAACGGCGGGGGATCGCCGTGGGGGACGGCGACGGTGACGGCCCGGACGGCGACAGCGGTGACGACGGCGGGGGCGGCCCCGCCAAGTCCACCGACCCTGCGGCTGTTTCCTGA
- a CDS encoding ATP-binding protein, whose translation MPTVELRFSAQPEHVRTARLVAAAVARRAGVDEAVLDEVRLAVGEACSRAVGLHRSHDIAAPVTVVLTEEEKAFSIEVGDGHVPPGSDASVTGAPGGGGPDDPETDADSEDEMGLAVISGLVDDVEVRTGADGGVIRMSWPTTPAVVLP comes from the coding sequence ATGCCAACCGTTGAACTCCGCTTCAGCGCTCAGCCCGAACACGTCAGGACGGCCCGCCTCGTGGCAGCCGCCGTGGCGCGCCGGGCCGGTGTCGACGAGGCGGTGCTCGACGAGGTCAGGCTCGCGGTCGGCGAGGCGTGCAGCCGCGCCGTAGGGCTGCATCGGAGCCATGACATCGCCGCCCCGGTCACGGTCGTCCTGACCGAGGAGGAGAAAGCGTTCTCCATCGAGGTCGGCGACGGGCACGTCCCTCCGGGCAGTGACGCCTCGGTGACGGGAGCCCCCGGAGGCGGAGGCCCGGACGATCCGGAGACCGACGCCGACAGCGAGGACGAGATGGGTCTCGCGGTCATCAGCGGACTGGTCGACGACGTGGAAGTCCGCACGGGTGCGGACGGCGGAGTGATCCGCATGTCCTGGCCGACGACTCCCGCCGTGGTGCTTCCCTGA
- a CDS encoding STAS domain-containing protein yields the protein MDLSLSTRNVSGPGGDRTVVEVGGEIDVYTAPKLREQLVELVNDGSYHLVVDMEGVDFLDSTGLGVLVGGLKRVRAHEGSLRLVCNQERILKIFRITGLTKVFPIHTTVDEAVAATD from the coding sequence GTGGACCTGTCCCTGTCGACTCGCAATGTGTCCGGGCCTGGTGGCGACCGTACGGTCGTCGAGGTCGGTGGCGAGATTGATGTGTATACCGCGCCCAAGCTGCGCGAGCAGTTGGTCGAGTTGGTGAATGACGGCAGCTACCACTTGGTTGTCGACATGGAAGGCGTCGACTTCCTCGACTCCACCGGCCTCGGCGTGCTCGTGGGCGGCTTGAAGCGTGTCCGGGCCCATGAGGGCTCGCTGCGCCTGGTGTGCAACCAGGAGCGCATTCTCAAGATCTTCCGGATCACAGGTCTGACCAAGGTGTTTCCCATCCACACCACGGTCGACGAGGCTGTCGCGGCAACCGACTGA
- a CDS encoding DEAD/DEAH box helicase — MAFNHLPAAMHDALGPLSVTPVTHSVPMAKNHRPSRPPENAGSRPSPTVVLDRLAAAAGRAARITHTEHLPPRAGTHALWPDRIRPEVVSAIGRAGIDHPWTHQAAAAEHALDGESVVIATGTASGKSLAYLAPVLSTLLDGSHAPNGRGTTALYLAPTKALAADQRRAVRALAEPLGSAIRPAVYDGDTPVEEREWVRQYANYVLTNPDMLHRGILPSHPRWAAFLRSLRFVVIDECHTYRGVFGSHVAQVLRRLRRLCARYGSDPVFLLASATAAEPSVAAGRLTGLPVKEVADDASPRGELVFALWEPPLTELHGEKGAPVRRTATAETADLLTDLTLQGVRSVAFVRSRRGAELISLIAKERLAEVDRSLPGRVAAYRGGYLPEERRALERALHSGDLLGLAATTALELGIDVSGLDAVVIAGYPGTRASLWQQAGRAGRSGQGALAVLVARDDPLDTFLVHHPEALFQQPVESTVLDPDNPYVLAPHLCAAAAELPLTESDIELFGPAVPELLPQLEAAKLLRRRTTGWHWTRRERAADLTDIRGGGGRPIQIVEEGTGRLLGTVDESAAHTAVHEGAVHLHQGRTYLVRTLDLEDSVALVEEAVPPYSTNARDTTAIAVLETDTEIPWGDGHLCFGSVEVTNQVVSFLRRKLITGEVLGETKLDLPPRTLRTRAVWWTVTEDQLDAARITPEILGGALHAAEHASIGMLPLFATCDRWDIGGVSVPLHPDTLLPTVFVYDGHPGGAGFAERAFHTARTWLTATRQAIASCECEAGCPSCIQSPKCGNGNEPLHKRGAVRLLTELLRTAPPEPGEGDPAESSEDPRPGSAAG, encoded by the coding sequence ATGGCATTCAATCACTTACCAGCAGCCATGCACGACGCCTTGGGACCATTGTCCGTCACGCCAGTGACACACTCGGTGCCGATGGCCAAGAATCACCGCCCCAGTCGACCACCCGAGAACGCGGGCTCGCGCCCCTCTCCCACGGTGGTTCTCGACCGGCTCGCCGCAGCGGCGGGCCGGGCAGCGCGCATCACTCATACGGAGCACTTGCCCCCGCGTGCGGGAACCCATGCCCTCTGGCCTGATCGCATCCGGCCGGAAGTGGTCTCGGCAATCGGGCGGGCCGGAATCGACCATCCGTGGACGCACCAGGCCGCCGCGGCCGAGCACGCCCTGGACGGCGAGTCCGTGGTGATCGCCACAGGGACGGCGTCCGGCAAATCGCTCGCCTACCTCGCTCCGGTACTGAGTACCCTCCTCGACGGCTCCCATGCTCCGAACGGCCGCGGCACCACCGCTCTGTACCTCGCCCCCACCAAGGCTCTGGCCGCCGACCAGCGCCGCGCGGTGAGGGCGCTCGCGGAGCCCCTCGGCTCCGCGATCCGGCCCGCGGTCTACGACGGGGACACGCCGGTCGAAGAACGCGAATGGGTGCGCCAGTACGCCAACTACGTCCTGACCAACCCCGACATGCTGCACCGGGGCATCCTTCCGTCCCACCCCCGCTGGGCCGCCTTCCTCCGCTCCCTCCGCTTCGTCGTCATCGACGAGTGCCACACCTACCGGGGAGTCTTCGGCTCCCACGTCGCCCAGGTGCTCCGCCGCCTCCGCCGTCTCTGCGCCCGCTACGGATCCGACCCCGTCTTCCTCCTCGCCTCCGCCACCGCGGCGGAGCCCTCGGTCGCCGCGGGCCGTCTCACGGGCCTGCCGGTCAAGGAGGTCGCCGACGACGCCTCGCCCCGGGGAGAGCTGGTCTTCGCCCTCTGGGAGCCTCCGCTGACCGAGCTGCACGGCGAGAAGGGGGCTCCCGTGCGCCGTACCGCCACGGCCGAGACCGCCGACCTGCTGACCGACCTGACCCTCCAGGGCGTGCGCTCGGTCGCCTTCGTACGCTCCCGGCGCGGCGCCGAGCTCATCTCCCTCATCGCCAAGGAGCGGCTCGCCGAGGTGGACCGCTCGCTGCCCGGGCGTGTCGCCGCATACCGCGGCGGTTATCTGCCCGAGGAACGCCGGGCCCTGGAACGAGCGCTGCACTCCGGAGACCTCCTCGGGCTGGCCGCCACCACGGCGTTGGAGCTCGGCATCGACGTCTCGGGCCTGGACGCCGTGGTCATCGCCGGCTATCCGGGCACCCGTGCCTCCCTCTGGCAGCAGGCCGGCCGCGCCGGACGCTCGGGGCAGGGCGCCCTGGCCGTCCTCGTGGCCCGGGACGACCCGCTGGACACCTTCCTCGTCCACCACCCCGAGGCGTTGTTCCAGCAGCCCGTGGAGTCGACCGTCCTGGACCCGGACAACCCGTACGTCCTCGCTCCCCACCTGTGCGCCGCGGCCGCGGAGCTCCCCCTCACGGAGTCCGACATCGAGCTCTTCGGCCCCGCGGTACCCGAGCTCCTGCCGCAGCTGGAGGCGGCGAAGCTGCTGCGCAGACGTACGACGGGCTGGCACTGGACCCGCCGTGAACGCGCCGCCGACCTCACCGACATCCGTGGCGGGGGCGGCCGTCCGATCCAGATCGTCGAGGAGGGCACCGGCAGGCTGCTGGGCACCGTCGACGAATCAGCGGCACACACCGCCGTCCACGAGGGTGCCGTCCATCTCCACCAGGGCCGGACATATCTCGTCCGCACGCTGGACCTGGAGGATTCCGTGGCCCTCGTGGAGGAAGCCGTCCCTCCGTATTCGACCAACGCCCGGGACACGACCGCGATCGCCGTGCTGGAGACGGACACCGAGATCCCATGGGGTGACGGGCATCTCTGCTTCGGCTCCGTCGAGGTCACCAACCAGGTCGTCTCCTTCCTGCGCCGCAAGCTGATCACCGGGGAGGTCCTCGGCGAGACCAAACTCGACCTGCCGCCCCGCACCCTGCGCACCCGTGCCGTGTGGTGGACGGTCACCGAGGACCAGCTCGACGCCGCCCGGATCACCCCGGAGATTCTCGGAGGAGCCCTGCACGCCGCCGAACACGCCTCCATCGGGATGCTGCCGCTCTTCGCCACCTGCGACCGCTGGGACATCGGCGGTGTCTCCGTTCCGCTGCACCCCGACACGCTCCTTCCCACGGTGTTCGTCTATGACGGCCACCCTGGCGGTGCCGGCTTCGCGGAGCGCGCATTCCACACCGCCCGTACGTGGCTCACAGCGACGCGTCAGGCCATCGCGTCCTGCGAGTGCGAGGCGGGCTGCCCTTCCTGCATCCAGTCCCCCAAGTGCGGCAACGGCAACGAGCCACTGCACAAGCGGGGCGCCGTACGTCTTCTGACCGAACTCCTCAGGACCGCGCCGCCGGAGCCCGGGGAAGGCGATCCGGCGGAGAGCTCGGAGGACCCACGGCCGGGGAGCGCAGCGGGATGA
- a CDS encoding flp pilus-assembly TadE/G-like family protein, whose translation MRRTRAAPWAEDRGLATVWTAVTTATLCVVFATVLALGQAVTARHRAGGAADLAALAAADHALRGAETACGAAGEVALAQGAEIVRCVVQGEIADVTARARFGPYAPEVRSRAGPPDAPLPSAMPWSAEEPGHAVGLIPLRSPAVGPPSSPPDRLPRAPAARS comes from the coding sequence GTGAGGAGGACGAGGGCCGCCCCTTGGGCGGAGGACAGGGGGCTGGCGACGGTCTGGACGGCCGTCACGACGGCGACGCTCTGCGTGGTGTTCGCGACGGTGCTCGCTCTCGGCCAGGCCGTCACCGCCCGCCACAGGGCCGGCGGTGCGGCGGATCTGGCCGCGCTCGCCGCGGCCGACCACGCGTTGCGAGGCGCCGAGACGGCGTGCGGGGCCGCCGGAGAGGTCGCCCTGGCCCAAGGGGCGGAGATCGTGCGCTGTGTGGTCCAGGGAGAGATCGCCGACGTGACCGCCCGGGCGCGCTTCGGCCCGTACGCACCCGAGGTCCGGTCGAGGGCGGGTCCTCCGGACGCACCGCTGCCCTCGGCGATGCCGTGGTCCGCCGAGGAGCCGGGTCACGCGGTGGGTCTCATCCCGCTGCGCTCCCCGGCCGTGGGTCCTCCGAGCTCTCCGCCGGATCGCCTTCCCCGGGCTCCGGCGGCGCGGTCCTGA
- a CDS encoding TadE family type IV pilus minor pilin, which translates to MRSSEELWRDRRGDRGAVTAEAAMALPVLVCFVLALVWALVAASDQIRCVDAARAGARAAARSEPEDSVRSAAQEAAPGRARVAVERTGGLWRVRVEAPTPGPGPLGVTLSAEAVALAEDTVGAEP; encoded by the coding sequence ATGCGAAGTTCTGAGGAACTGTGGAGGGACCGGCGCGGCGACCGGGGAGCGGTGACGGCAGAGGCAGCCATGGCCCTTCCCGTACTGGTGTGCTTCGTCCTCGCCCTCGTCTGGGCGCTGGTTGCCGCGTCGGACCAGATCCGATGTGTGGACGCCGCGCGTGCCGGAGCGCGGGCCGCTGCCCGGTCAGAGCCGGAGGACTCGGTGCGGTCCGCGGCTCAGGAGGCGGCGCCGGGCAGGGCCCGGGTCGCGGTGGAGCGGACCGGAGGGCTGTGGCGGGTCCGGGTGGAGGCGCCGACGCCGGGGCCTGGACCGCTGGGCGTGACGCTGAGCGCCGAGGCGGTCGCGTTGGCCGAGGACACCGTGGGGGCGGAGCCGTGA
- a CDS encoding DUF4244 domain-containing protein — MNRKAVEWSLSALRRVWEARFGTHARSGGLDRGMTTSEYAVGTIAACAFAAVLYKVVTSGAVLSALQSLIKDALDAKF, encoded by the coding sequence ATGAACAGGAAAGCCGTGGAGTGGTCTCTGAGTGCGCTGCGTCGTGTGTGGGAGGCCAGGTTCGGCACGCATGCCCGGTCCGGTGGTCTCGACAGGGGGATGACGACGTCCGAGTACGCGGTGGGGACCATCGCCGCATGCGCGTTCGCGGCGGTGCTCTACAAGGTGGTTACCAGCGGGGCGGTCCTGTCGGCCTTGCAGTCGCTGATCAAGGACGCTCTCGATGCGAAGTTCTGA
- a CDS encoding type II secretion system F family protein, with protein sequence MSGAVGAAGAALGTAAYLAFALTGRRHERAIRRRGALLAKCRVSVPGPKRMDLRAPGWIRARRWTVFLAVWAGVWILVGGVAGSGVGLAAAYGVRRWRRSVRGRGAADRDAEAALASRQLPITADLLASCLSAGAGPREAAEAVAESIGGPVGERLARTAAEILLGGEPADAWGRFGELPGAAPLARCLERAASTGAPVAEPVSRLADEMRAERASAAVARAQRAGVLITAPVGLCFLPAFLAVGVAPVVIGLATGLLHRG encoded by the coding sequence ATGTCCGGTGCGGTGGGGGCGGCCGGGGCGGCGTTGGGCACAGCCGCGTATCTCGCCTTCGCACTCACAGGTCGGCGGCATGAGCGGGCGATACGCAGACGGGGGGCGCTGCTGGCCAAGTGCCGCGTGAGCGTCCCGGGGCCGAAGCGGATGGACCTGCGGGCGCCCGGGTGGATCCGTGCTCGGCGGTGGACGGTGTTTCTGGCCGTCTGGGCAGGTGTGTGGATCCTCGTCGGCGGAGTGGCCGGGAGCGGGGTGGGTCTTGCGGCGGCCTACGGCGTTCGGCGGTGGCGGCGCTCCGTCAGGGGGCGTGGGGCCGCCGACCGGGACGCGGAGGCCGCTCTGGCCTCCCGGCAACTACCCATCACCGCAGATCTGTTGGCGTCCTGCCTTTCGGCGGGCGCAGGACCGCGGGAGGCGGCGGAGGCGGTCGCGGAATCCATCGGGGGCCCGGTAGGTGAGCGGCTGGCTCGCACAGCGGCCGAGATCCTGCTTGGAGGCGAACCTGCTGACGCATGGGGCCGGTTCGGGGAGCTGCCGGGGGCCGCGCCGCTGGCCCGCTGCCTCGAGCGTGCCGCGTCGACGGGGGCACCCGTCGCGGAGCCGGTTTCCAGGCTGGCCGATGAGATGCGTGCCGAGCGGGCGAGCGCGGCCGTGGCGCGTGCCCAGAGGGCCGGTGTGCTGATCACCGCACCGGTGGGGCTCTGTTTCCTGCCCGCCTTTCTGGCCGTGGGCGTGGCGCCGGTGGTGATCGGGTTGGCGACCGGCCTGTTGCACCGCGGCTGA
- a CDS encoding type II secretion system F family protein: MTPVGSDLLTQMLDWSMAGCAGLAGALAVARDPGARRARSLTVRREEPWGPAAWATARTISAGRREWLCAPVAALLAVLGESVLPLLVGAVAVPLVRRWLRRRARRRESEEAADAVTSLCGAVVGELRAGRDPGQAMLAAVRDTGALGAAEPAVLAAARFGGDVPGALRQAAVGPGLDGLAGMAACWRVAVDGGAGLAAGLARLESALRDERRRREELRAQLAGAWSTVVVLALLPVVGLGLGAALGADPLEVLLHSPAGLVCLVVGGLLEAAGLFWASRIVRAGEAA; encoded by the coding sequence ATGACCCCGGTGGGTTCCGATCTGCTGACGCAGATGCTCGATTGGTCGATGGCGGGCTGCGCGGGCCTGGCGGGTGCTCTGGCCGTGGCCCGGGACCCAGGGGCGCGGCGCGCTCGGTCGTTGACAGTTCGGCGGGAGGAACCGTGGGGGCCGGCGGCATGGGCCACGGCCCGCACCATCTCCGCCGGGCGGAGGGAATGGCTGTGTGCCCCTGTGGCGGCTCTTCTCGCTGTGCTGGGCGAATCGGTGCTCCCTCTGCTCGTGGGCGCTGTGGCCGTACCGCTCGTGCGGCGCTGGCTGCGTCGGCGGGCACGGCGGCGTGAGAGTGAGGAGGCGGCCGACGCGGTGACGTCGCTCTGCGGGGCGGTGGTCGGTGAGCTGCGGGCCGGGCGCGACCCCGGGCAGGCGATGCTCGCCGCCGTTCGTGACACCGGCGCGCTGGGCGCCGCCGAGCCCGCGGTGCTGGCCGCGGCGCGGTTCGGTGGCGATGTGCCGGGCGCGCTGCGGCAGGCGGCGGTGGGGCCCGGTCTCGACGGGCTCGCGGGTATGGCCGCGTGCTGGCGGGTGGCGGTGGATGGCGGTGCGGGCCTCGCGGCCGGTCTGGCGCGTCTGGAGAGCGCATTGCGGGACGAGAGGCGGCGGCGGGAGGAGCTGCGGGCGCAGCTGGCGGGAGCCTGGTCGACGGTTGTGGTCCTGGCGTTGCTGCCGGTGGTGGGTCTGGGGCTGGGTGCGGCACTCGGAGCGGATCCGCTGGAGGTTCTGCTGCACAGCCCGGCCGGGCTCGTCTGCCTGGTGGTGGGTGGGCTGCTGGAGGCGGCGGGGCTGTTCTGGGCATCACGGATCGTGCGGGCCGGGGAGGCGGCGTGA
- a CDS encoding TadA family conjugal transfer-associated ATPase — MTDALLEAVRQRLARSGAAPTPAGVAAALREQGRLLGDAEVLGAAEELRGELVGTGVLEQLLSDPAVTDVLVSAPDRVWVDRGGGLELTRVVFQDAAAVRRLAQRLAAVAGRRLDDARPWVDARLPDGTRMHAVLPPVSVGSTCLSLRVVRPRAFTLAELVAAGTVPPGGDRLLRALVEARVSYLISGGTGAGKTTLLSSLLGAVGERERIVLAEDSAELRPDHPHVVRLESRPANQEGAGRVTLRDLVRQALRMRPDRLVVGEVRGAEVTELLAALNTGHEGGCGTVHANAAEHVPARLEALGTAAGLDRAALHSQLAAALSVVVHLVRDTGGRRRVAEVHVLERDSAGLVVTVPALRWGAGGFEPERGWERLGALIGDES, encoded by the coding sequence ATGACGGACGCGCTGCTCGAGGCCGTACGTCAGCGCCTGGCCCGCAGCGGTGCGGCGCCCACGCCGGCCGGGGTGGCCGCCGCGCTGAGGGAGCAGGGCCGTCTGCTCGGTGACGCGGAAGTGCTCGGCGCGGCCGAGGAACTGCGGGGAGAGCTGGTCGGCACAGGAGTGCTGGAGCAGCTTCTGTCGGACCCCGCGGTGACCGATGTGCTGGTGTCCGCTCCGGACCGGGTGTGGGTGGACCGCGGAGGCGGACTCGAGCTGACCCGGGTCGTCTTCCAGGATGCGGCGGCTGTCCGGCGGCTGGCTCAGAGGCTCGCCGCGGTAGCGGGGCGGCGGCTGGACGACGCCCGGCCATGGGTGGACGCGCGGTTGCCGGACGGTACGCGCATGCACGCAGTCCTGCCGCCGGTGTCCGTCGGATCGACGTGCCTCTCGCTGCGTGTGGTGCGCCCCCGCGCCTTCACTCTGGCGGAGCTCGTGGCAGCGGGGACGGTCCCGCCCGGCGGCGACCGGCTGCTGAGAGCTCTGGTGGAGGCCCGGGTCTCGTATCTGATCAGCGGAGGGACGGGCGCGGGGAAGACGACCCTGCTGTCCAGTCTGCTGGGTGCCGTCGGCGAGCGGGAGCGCATCGTGCTGGCCGAGGATTCGGCGGAACTGCGCCCGGATCACCCGCACGTGGTCCGGCTGGAGTCACGGCCCGCCAACCAGGAAGGTGCCGGGAGGGTGACACTGCGGGACCTTGTGCGCCAGGCGTTGCGCATGCGTCCTGACCGGCTGGTGGTGGGAGAGGTCCGGGGCGCCGAGGTGACGGAGCTTCTGGCAGCCCTCAACACGGGGCACGAAGGCGGTTGCGGCACGGTGCACGCCAATGCGGCCGAGCATGTTCCGGCGCGCCTGGAAGCTCTCGGGACGGCTGCCGGCCTCGACCGGGCCGCTCTGCACAGCCAGTTGGCAGCGGCGCTGTCCGTGGTCGTCCACCTCGTACGCGACACGGGTGGGCGGCGGCGTGTGGCCGAAGTACATGTGCTCGAGCGGGATTCCGCAGGTCTGGTCGTCACGGTGCCCGCGCTTCGCTGGGGTGCCGGGGGGTTCGAGCCGGAGCGGGGCTGGGAGAGGCTCGGGGCGCTGATCGGAGACGAGTCATGA